A window of the Kosakonia sp. BYX6 genome harbors these coding sequences:
- a CDS encoding DUF72 domain-containing protein, with protein sequence MMYVGLPQWSHPKWVRLGITSLEEYARHFNCVEGNTTLYALPKAEIVARWHEQTTDDFRFCFKFPATISHQAALRNCTDLTNEFFSRMSPLTNRIGQYWLQLPATFGPRDLPALWAFLDALPAGFTYGVEVRHPSFFAKGEEEKTLNQGLHARKINRVILDSRPVHSARPHSEAVREAQRKKPKVPVHALVTANNPMVRFIGSDDMQQNRQLFDVWLRKLPLWEQTTTPYLFLHTPDIAHAPELVETLWQDLRAVVPAIGAAPSLPLQSSLF encoded by the coding sequence ATGATGTATGTCGGCTTGCCGCAATGGTCGCACCCGAAATGGGTGCGCCTTGGCATCACCAGCCTTGAAGAGTATGCCCGCCACTTTAACTGTGTCGAAGGCAACACCACGCTTTACGCCTTACCGAAAGCGGAGATCGTCGCGCGCTGGCATGAACAAACCACCGATGATTTTCGCTTTTGTTTTAAGTTTCCCGCCACCATTTCGCACCAGGCTGCGCTTCGCAACTGCACCGATCTGACGAACGAATTTTTTAGCCGCATGTCGCCGCTCACCAACCGGATTGGCCAATATTGGTTGCAGTTACCGGCCACCTTCGGCCCACGCGATTTGCCCGCTCTGTGGGCGTTTCTCGATGCGCTGCCTGCAGGTTTTACCTACGGCGTTGAAGTTCGTCATCCCAGTTTTTTTGCTAAAGGCGAAGAAGAGAAAACCCTCAATCAAGGTTTGCATGCCCGCAAGATCAACCGCGTAATCCTTGATAGCCGCCCGGTACACAGCGCCAGGCCACACAGCGAAGCAGTACGTGAAGCGCAACGTAAAAAGCCAAAAGTGCCGGTACACGCGTTAGTCACGGCCAATAACCCCATGGTGCGCTTTATCGGCAGCGACGACATGCAACAGAACCGCCAGCTTTTTGATGTGTGGTTACGCAAATTGCCGCTGTGGGAGCAAACCACCACACCCTACCTTTTTTTGCACACCCCGGATATCGCTCACGCCCCTGAACTGGTGGAAACCCTGTGGCAAGATCTCCGCGCCGTGGTGCCCGCGATCGGTGCCGCACCTTCCCTGCCGTTACAATCTTCTCTTTTTTGA
- the cmoB gene encoding tRNA 5-methoxyuridine(34)/uridine 5-oxyacetic acid(34) synthase CmoB — MIEFGRFYQQIATGTLAHWLETLPAQISAWQRETLHGQFKQWNNAVEFLPTLAPATLDLLHSVTAQSAEPLSAGQLKGMETLLRNLMPWRKGPFSLYGIDIDTEWRSDWKWERVLPHLSDLTGRTILDVGCGSGYHLWRMIGAGAQLAVGIDPTQLFLCQFEAVRKLLGDDRRAHLLPLGIEQLPALNAFDTVFSMGVLYHRRSPLEHLWQLKDQLVKEGELVLETLVIEGDENAVLVPGDRYAQMRNVYFIPSALALKNWLEKCGFVDVRIADMSVTTSDEQRRTSWMVTESLADFLDPADNSKTVEGYPAPLRAVLIARKP, encoded by the coding sequence ATGATCGAGTTTGGCCGCTTTTATCAGCAAATTGCGACGGGCACCCTCGCCCACTGGCTGGAAACGTTACCTGCGCAGATTTCGGCCTGGCAGCGCGAAACCCTGCACGGCCAGTTCAAACAGTGGAATAACGCGGTTGAGTTTCTTCCCACCCTCGCCCCGGCGACGCTGGATTTACTGCACAGCGTGACGGCGCAAAGCGCAGAACCCTTAAGCGCGGGCCAGCTTAAGGGCATGGAAACGCTTTTGCGCAACCTGATGCCGTGGCGTAAAGGGCCGTTTTCGCTTTACGGGATTGATATTGATACAGAATGGCGTTCCGACTGGAAATGGGAACGCGTGCTGCCGCACCTGTCAGATTTAACCGGGCGCACGATCCTGGATGTCGGCTGCGGAAGCGGTTATCACCTGTGGCGCATGATTGGCGCAGGCGCGCAGCTTGCGGTCGGTATCGATCCAACGCAACTGTTTTTGTGCCAGTTCGAAGCCGTGCGCAAACTATTAGGCGACGATCGTCGCGCACATTTGCTGCCGCTGGGCATTGAGCAACTGCCCGCGCTGAATGCGTTTGACACCGTGTTTTCCATGGGCGTGCTTTACCATCGCCGCTCGCCGCTGGAGCATTTGTGGCAGTTGAAAGATCAATTGGTGAAAGAGGGCGAACTGGTGCTGGAAACGCTGGTGATCGAAGGCGATGAGAATGCCGTACTGGTGCCGGGCGATCGCTATGCGCAAATGCGTAACGTCTACTTTATTCCTTCTGCGCTGGCGCTGAAAAACTGGCTGGAAAAATGCGGTTTTGTCGATGTGCGCATTGCGGATATGAGCGTCACCACGAGCGACGAGCAACGTCGTACGTCGTGGATGGTGACCGAATCGCTGGCGGATTTCCTCGACCCGGCAGACAACAGCAAAACCGTGGAGGGCTACCCGGCTCCGCTGCGCGCGGTGCTGATTGCCCGCAAACCGTAG
- a CDS encoding YebC/PmpR family DNA-binding transcriptional regulator — protein sequence MAGHSKWANTKHRKAAQDAKRGKIFTKIIRELVTAARLGGGDAASNPRLRAAIDKALSNNMTRDTLNRAIARGVGGDDDANMETIIYEGYGPGGTAVMVECLSDNRNRTVAEVRHAFSKCGGNLGTDGSVAYLFSKKGVISFEAGDEDTIMEAALEAGAEDVVTYDDGAIDVYTAWEEMGAVRDALEAAGLKADNAEVSMIPSTKADMDAETAPKLLRLIDMLEDCDDVQEVYHNGEISDEVAATL from the coding sequence ATGGCAGGTCACAGTAAATGGGCCAACACCAAACACCGCAAAGCTGCACAGGATGCCAAACGCGGTAAGATCTTCACCAAAATCATTCGCGAGCTGGTGACAGCAGCGCGTCTGGGTGGCGGTGACGCCGCGTCCAACCCGCGTCTGCGCGCGGCGATCGACAAAGCGCTGTCCAACAACATGACCCGCGATACCTTAAACCGTGCTATCGCGCGCGGCGTCGGCGGTGATGATGATGCGAACATGGAAACCATCATTTATGAAGGTTACGGCCCTGGCGGCACAGCTGTGATGGTGGAATGCCTGAGTGACAACCGTAACCGTACCGTTGCCGAAGTGCGTCATGCCTTCAGCAAATGCGGTGGTAACCTGGGTACCGACGGTTCCGTTGCTTACCTGTTCAGCAAAAAAGGCGTTATCTCCTTCGAAGCCGGTGACGAAGACACCATTATGGAAGCGGCGCTGGAAGCCGGTGCGGAAGACGTTGTGACCTACGACGATGGGGCAATCGACGTCTATACCGCGTGGGAAGAGATGGGTGCCGTGCGCGATGCGTTAGAAGCCGCCGGTCTGAAAGCCGACAACGCTGAAGTGTCGATGATCCCGTCTACCAAAGCGGACATGGATGCGGAAACCGCGCCGAAACTGCTGCGTCTGATCGATATGCTGGAAGATTGCGACGATGTGCAGGAGGTTTATCACAATGGTGAGATCTCTGATGAGGTCGCGGCGACTCTGTAA
- a CDS encoding hydrolase, whose product MLELNANKTALVVIDLQEGILPFAGGPHTAQDVVKRAAKLAEKFRANGAPVALVRVGWSADFAEALKQPVDAATGGHALPDNWWVYPDALGKKESDIEVTKRQWGAFYGTDLELQLRRRGIDTIVLCGISTNIGVESTARNAWEMGFSLVIAEDACSAADAEQHQGSMKNIFPRIGRVRSTDEILSAL is encoded by the coding sequence ATGCTGGAACTCAACGCGAACAAAACCGCGCTGGTGGTCATCGATTTACAGGAAGGCATCCTGCCTTTTGCCGGTGGTCCGCACACTGCGCAAGACGTGGTGAAACGCGCCGCCAAACTTGCCGAGAAGTTTCGTGCCAATGGCGCGCCGGTTGCGCTGGTACGCGTCGGTTGGTCGGCGGATTTTGCCGAGGCGCTGAAACAGCCCGTCGATGCCGCGACTGGCGGTCACGCGCTGCCGGACAACTGGTGGGTTTACCCGGACGCATTGGGTAAAAAAGAGAGCGATATTGAAGTCACCAAACGCCAATGGGGCGCGTTTTACGGTACCGATCTGGAACTGCAACTGCGCCGCCGCGGTATCGACACCATCGTGCTGTGCGGGATTTCGACCAATATCGGCGTGGAATCCACCGCCCGTAACGCCTGGGAAATGGGCTTTTCACTGGTGATCGCCGAAGATGCATGCAGCGCGGCTGACGCGGAGCAGCATCAGGGAAGTATGAAAAACATCTTCCCGCGTATTGGCCGAGTGCGCAGCACGGACGAGATCCTCAGCGCGTTATGA
- a CDS encoding MAPEG family protein — MVSALYAVLGALLLIKFSFDVIRLRSQYRVSYGDGGFSELQSAIRIHGNAVEYIPIALLLLLFMEMDGAQTWLVHVCGLLLIAGRLMHYYGFHHRLIRWRRSGMGATFCSLLLMVLANLWYMPWELVFSLH; from the coding sequence ATGGTAAGCGCGCTTTATGCCGTGCTGGGTGCATTGTTACTGATTAAGTTTTCTTTTGATGTTATCCGTCTGCGTTCGCAGTACCGCGTGAGCTATGGCGACGGCGGATTTAGTGAATTACAAAGCGCCATCCGGATTCACGGCAACGCGGTGGAATACATTCCCATTGCCCTCCTGTTGCTCCTTTTTATGGAGATGGACGGCGCGCAAACCTGGCTGGTGCATGTCTGTGGATTACTGTTGATTGCGGGCCGTCTGATGCATTACTACGGCTTTCATCATCGGCTAATTCGCTGGCGTCGTTCCGGAATGGGCGCGACCTTCTGCTCGCTGTTGCTGATGGTGCTGGCAAATCTGTGGTATATGCCCTGGGAGTTGGTTTTCTCCCTGCATTAG
- a CDS encoding VOC family protein, which translates to MSHWQTIEELQDIVEDLPRFANDLQKFTIRLGLNIAPLTADHISLRCHQNTTAERWRRGFEQCGELLSENTINGRPICLFKLREPICVAHWQFTVIELPWPGEKRYPHEGWEHIEIVLPGEVEMLNARALALLADEGLSQPGIAVKTSSPKGERERLPNPTLAVTDGKVTVKFHPWSIEEIVASEQ; encoded by the coding sequence ATGAGCCATTGGCAAACTATCGAAGAGTTGCAGGATATCGTGGAAGATCTCCCGCGTTTCGCCAACGATTTGCAGAAATTCACTATCCGTCTCGGATTAAATATCGCACCATTAACCGCCGACCATATTTCGCTGCGTTGCCATCAAAACACCACTGCGGAACGCTGGCGTCGTGGTTTTGAACAGTGCGGTGAATTGTTGTCAGAAAATACCATCAATGGTCGCCCGATTTGCCTGTTCAAGCTGCGCGAGCCAATCTGTGTGGCGCACTGGCAATTTACAGTCATTGAACTGCCGTGGCCGGGGGAAAAGCGCTACCCGCACGAAGGCTGGGAGCATATTGAAATTGTGCTGCCGGGAGAAGTGGAAATGCTGAATGCGCGCGCACTGGCGCTACTGGCGGACGAAGGCCTAAGCCAGCCGGGGATCGCGGTCAAAACCAGTTCGCCAAAAGGCGAGCGCGAACGGCTGCCTAACCCGACACTGGCGGTGACAGACGGTAAGGTCACGGTGAAATTCCACCCGTGGAGCATTGAAGAGATTGTCGCCAGCGAGCAGTGA
- a CDS encoding SDR family oxidoreductase — protein MHVFLTGATGWVGAKVAAELLAAGHQVSGLVRNADKAQALLAAGGQVVHGTLDDHQVLFDAATQADAVIHTAFSHDFSRFAESCIQDQRAIEVLGEALMGSQRPLIVTAGLARLAQGRLAIEEDKPGSGPEYLRRSEQTAMKLAQQGVRTATVRLAATVHGIGDHGFIPMLIALAKQTGVSAWPKEGNIRWAAVHRLDAAKLYRLALESGVTQPVYHAVAEEGITLREIAVAIGQMLGLPAEPREAAHFGWFASFAASDMSASSEQTRKVLGWQPTQRDLLTDLRDGAYYANS, from the coding sequence ATGCACGTTTTTCTGACTGGCGCGACCGGATGGGTCGGCGCAAAAGTAGCGGCGGAATTATTGGCCGCAGGGCACCAGGTAAGTGGCCTGGTGCGTAACGCGGATAAAGCACAGGCGCTGCTTGCCGCAGGTGGACAGGTCGTTCACGGAACGCTGGACGATCATCAAGTGCTATTTGATGCAGCCACGCAAGCCGACGCGGTAATCCACACTGCATTTAGTCATGACTTTTCCCGCTTTGCGGAGAGCTGTATTCAGGATCAGCGCGCCATTGAAGTACTGGGCGAAGCGCTGATGGGCAGCCAGCGCCCATTGATAGTTACTGCGGGTTTGGCTCGACTGGCGCAGGGGCGCCTGGCGATCGAAGAGGATAAACCCGGTAGCGGACCGGAATACCTGCGTCGCTCCGAGCAAACGGCGATGAAGCTTGCGCAGCAAGGGGTCCGAACCGCCACGGTACGGCTGGCGGCCACCGTGCACGGGATTGGCGATCACGGTTTTATCCCGATGCTGATCGCGCTGGCGAAACAAACGGGCGTTTCCGCCTGGCCGAAAGAAGGAAATATTCGCTGGGCGGCGGTACACCGGTTGGATGCGGCGAAACTGTACCGGCTGGCGCTCGAAAGCGGTGTTACGCAACCGGTGTACCATGCGGTTGCCGAAGAGGGGATCACGTTGCGCGAGATAGCTGTCGCCATTGGTCAGATGCTCGGCCTGCCCGCAGAACCGCGCGAAGCAGCGCATTTCGGTTGGTTTGCCTCTTTTGCGGCAAGCGACATGTCAGCATCGAGTGAGCAAACCCGAAAAGTACTAGGCTGGCAACCTACGCAGCGGGATTTATTAACCGACCTGCGCGATGGCGCGTATTATGCCAATTCCTGA
- the ruvC gene encoding crossover junction endodeoxyribonuclease RuvC, with translation MAIILGIDPGSRVTGYGVIRQTGRQLTYLGSGCIRTKVDDLPSRLKLIYAGVTEIITQFQPDFFAIEQVFMAKNADSALKLGQARGVAIVAAVNQDLPVFEYAARQVKQTVVGIGSAEKSQVQHMVRNLLKLPANPQADAADALAIAITHCHVSQNALQVSSSRLNLARGRLR, from the coding sequence ATGGCGATTATTCTCGGCATCGATCCGGGTTCACGCGTCACCGGCTATGGTGTGATTCGCCAGACGGGACGGCAACTGACCTATCTTGGCAGTGGCTGCATCCGTACCAAAGTGGACGATTTGCCGTCGCGCCTGAAATTGATTTATGCAGGCGTGACGGAAATCATCACCCAGTTCCAACCGGACTTTTTTGCTATCGAACAAGTGTTTATGGCGAAAAACGCCGATTCTGCACTGAAGCTCGGGCAAGCGCGCGGTGTGGCAATCGTCGCGGCCGTCAACCAGGACCTGCCAGTGTTTGAATATGCTGCACGTCAGGTAAAACAGACGGTCGTGGGAATTGGTAGCGCGGAAAAAAGCCAGGTGCAGCACATGGTGCGTAATCTGCTGAAACTGCCCGCTAACCCACAGGCCGACGCCGCCGATGCGTTGGCTATCGCCATCACGCATTGTCATGTTAGCCAAAACGCGTTGCAGGTAAGCAGTTCGCGGCTTAACCTGGCGCGCGGTCGATTACGCTAA
- the nudB gene encoding dihydroneopterin triphosphate diphosphatase, which yields MSFKHPVSVLVVIYAEDTKRVLMLQRRDDADFWQSVTGSLEAGETASQAAVREVKEEVNIDVAQESLRLVDCQRTVEFEIFSHLRHRYAPGVTHNTESWFCLALPHERPIVFTEHLAYRWLDAPAAAALTKSWSNRQAIEEFVINAA from the coding sequence ATGTCATTTAAGCATCCCGTTTCCGTGCTGGTGGTGATTTATGCCGAGGACACAAAACGGGTGCTGATGTTGCAGCGACGCGACGATGCTGATTTCTGGCAGTCGGTTACCGGCAGCCTTGAAGCAGGGGAAACCGCGTCGCAGGCCGCCGTGCGTGAAGTAAAGGAAGAGGTCAACATCGATGTGGCTCAAGAGTCGCTTCGCTTAGTTGACTGTCAGCGCACGGTGGAGTTTGAAATCTTTAGTCATTTACGTCATCGCTATGCGCCGGGCGTTACGCACAATACCGAATCCTGGTTTTGTTTAGCGCTGCCCCACGAACGCCCGATTGTGTTCACTGAACATCTGGCGTACCGCTGGCTTGATGCGCCCGCTGCGGCCGCATTAACCAAGTCGTGGAGTAACCGGCAGGCGATTGAAGAATTTGTAATTAATGCCGCCTGA
- a CDS encoding helix-turn-helix transcriptional regulator: MQSVTQPKDLGIYLKSRRAQLDPEALGFHTGRRRTPGLRREEVAHLACISATWYTWLEQGRGGMPSAEVLERICKALRLSGREREHVYHLALGRAPGVQYSAAGTVTQRLQRVLDGMPLSPAMVRNATWDVLAWNKPATVVLTDYAALPAQDRNIMRRVFLNPTVRTAQTDWHGLARFLVAAFRADATRAGASAEIQPLVEELSTASPEFASLWQSNDIGAMEEGTKVLLHGTVGRLSLEYSSFTVEGQPDLTVVVYNPSDAVDEEKIRTLL; this comes from the coding sequence ATGCAGAGTGTTACTCAGCCAAAAGATCTGGGCATTTACCTGAAATCCCGCCGGGCGCAGCTTGATCCCGAAGCGTTGGGCTTTCATACCGGACGTCGCCGAACACCAGGGCTGCGCCGCGAAGAAGTGGCGCATCTGGCTTGTATCAGCGCAACCTGGTACACCTGGCTTGAGCAAGGGCGCGGCGGCATGCCGTCGGCAGAAGTGCTGGAGCGGATTTGCAAGGCACTGCGTCTCTCCGGGCGCGAGCGAGAGCATGTGTATCACCTGGCGTTGGGCCGTGCGCCAGGTGTGCAATACAGCGCGGCGGGCACCGTGACGCAAAGGCTGCAACGCGTGCTTGATGGCATGCCGCTCAGCCCGGCAATGGTGCGCAACGCGACATGGGACGTTCTCGCCTGGAATAAGCCTGCTACGGTGGTGTTGACGGATTACGCCGCCCTGCCTGCGCAAGATCGCAATATTATGCGCCGCGTTTTCTTGAACCCTACAGTGCGCACCGCGCAGACAGACTGGCATGGGCTGGCGCGTTTTCTGGTCGCGGCCTTTCGCGCGGATGCCACGCGCGCAGGCGCATCGGCAGAGATCCAGCCGCTGGTTGAGGAGCTGAGCACGGCTTCACCGGAGTTTGCATCGCTGTGGCAGAGCAATGATATTGGCGCGATGGAGGAAGGCACAAAAGTGTTGCTGCATGGCACTGTCGGCAGGTTATCACTGGAGTATTCGAGTTTTACGGTCGAAGGACAGCCCGATTTGACCGTGGTGGTCTATAACCCTTCAGACGCGGTGGACGAGGAGAAAATCCGTACACTGTTATAA
- the cutC gene encoding copper homeostasis protein CutC codes for MTLLEICCYGVEDAMIAQRHGADRIEFCAAPKEGGLTPSYGALKTIRQRVTIPVHPIVRPRGGDFCYREDEFTAMLDDIRLLRELGFPGMVTGVLDEDGNVDTPRMREIMQAAEGMAVTFHRAFDMCADPQQAFDSLAELGITRILTSGQQASAEKGLSLIRELNARCGVPIIMAGAGVRPENLETFLNADVKEVHSSAGRWTPSPMRYRNTGLSMSADVKADEYARYGVDGDAVALMKEMIMDHSH; via the coding sequence ATGACATTACTGGAAATCTGTTGTTATGGCGTCGAAGACGCAATGATTGCGCAGCGGCACGGAGCCGATCGCATTGAGTTTTGCGCCGCGCCGAAAGAGGGCGGTCTAACTCCGTCATACGGCGCGCTAAAAACGATTCGCCAGCGGGTGACGATTCCGGTACACCCGATTGTGCGCCCGCGCGGTGGGGATTTTTGTTACCGCGAAGATGAATTTACCGCCATGCTCGACGATATTCGTTTGCTGCGCGAACTCGGTTTTCCGGGGATGGTGACAGGCGTGTTGGATGAAGACGGCAATGTCGATACACCCCGCATGCGTGAAATTATGCAGGCCGCAGAGGGGATGGCGGTGACATTTCATCGCGCGTTCGATATGTGCGCGGATCCGCAACAGGCGTTTGATTCTTTGGCTGAATTGGGTATCACGCGCATCCTGACATCCGGTCAACAAGCCTCGGCGGAAAAAGGACTTTCATTAATCAGGGAACTAAATGCCCGGTGCGGTGTTCCAATCATCATGGCTGGCGCAGGTGTGCGCCCCGAGAATCTAGAAACCTTTCTCAATGCTGATGTGAAAGAGGTGCATAGCTCGGCAGGACGCTGGACACCGTCGCCGATGCGTTATCGCAATACAGGATTATCGATGTCAGCCGATGTGAAGGCGGATGAGTATGCCCGCTACGGTGTTGACGGAGATGCAGTGGCGCTGATGAAAGAGATGATTATGGATCACAGCCACTGA
- the cmoA gene encoding carboxy-S-adenosyl-L-methionine synthase CmoA yields MSDRDTLFSAPIARLGDWTFDERVAEVFPDMIQRSVPGYSNIISMIGMLAERFVQPATQVYDLGCSLGAATLSVRRNIHHDGCKIIAVDNSPAMVERCRRHIDAYKAPTPVEVIEGDIRDIEIKNASMVVLNFTLQFLEPDDRLKLLTKVHQGLNPGGALVLSEKFSFEDHTVGELLFNMHHDFKRANGYSELEISQKRSMLENVMLTDSVEAHKARLKTAGFEHSELWFQCFNFGSLVALKAVAA; encoded by the coding sequence ATGTCTGATCGCGACACGCTTTTTTCCGCGCCAATTGCCCGCCTGGGCGACTGGACTTTTGACGAACGGGTAGCTGAAGTCTTCCCGGATATGATCCAGCGTTCCGTTCCGGGTTACTCCAACATTATTTCAATGATCGGCATGCTGGCGGAGCGCTTTGTGCAACCCGCCACGCAGGTCTACGATCTCGGCTGTTCCCTGGGCGCTGCAACACTTTCCGTGCGCCGCAATATCCATCATGACGGCTGCAAAATCATCGCTGTCGACAATTCACCCGCCATGGTTGAACGCTGCCGTCGTCATATTGACGCCTATAAAGCGCCGACGCCGGTTGAGGTTATCGAAGGCGATATTCGCGATATTGAAATCAAAAACGCCTCAATGGTGGTGCTTAATTTCACCCTGCAATTCCTTGAGCCAGACGATCGTCTGAAGCTGCTGACTAAAGTTCACCAGGGGCTGAACCCCGGTGGCGCGCTGGTGTTGTCGGAAAAATTCAGCTTCGAAGACCACACGGTCGGCGAGCTGTTGTTCAACATGCATCACGATTTTAAACGCGCCAACGGCTACAGCGAGCTGGAGATCAGCCAAAAACGCAGCATGCTGGAAAATGTCATGCTGACGGATTCGGTCGAAGCCCATAAAGCGCGGCTGAAAACCGCCGGTTTTGAACACAGCGAGTTGTGGTTCCAGTGCTTTAACTTTGGTTCTCTGGTGGCGTTGAAGGCGGTTGCAGCATGA
- the aspS gene encoding aspartate--tRNA ligase has product MRTVYCGQLNQSHVGQQVTLCGWVNRRRDLGSLIFIDMRDREGIVQVFFDPDRQDAFQLASELRNEFCIQITGTVRARDGKNVNKDMATGEVEVFATELNIINRAEALPLDSNHVNTEEARLKYRYLDLRRPEMAQRLKTRAKITSFVRRFMDDHGFLDIETPMLTKATPEGARDYLVPSRVHKGKFYALPQSPQLFKQLLMMSGFDRYYQIVKCFRDEDLRADRQPEFTQIDVETSFMTAPQVREVMEALVRQLWLEIKGVDLGDFPIMTFAEAERRYGSDKPDLRNPMELVDVADLLKAVEFKVFSGPANDAKGRVAALRVPGGAQLSRKQIDDYGKFIEIYGAKGLAYIKVNEAAKGLEGITSPVAKFLNADIVSAILERTGAQDGDMIFFGADNKKVVADALGALRLKLGKDLNLTDEAKWAPLWVIDFPMFEDDGEGGLTAMHHPFTSPRDMSPAELKVAPETAIANAYDMVINGYEVGGGSVRIHSGEMQQTVFGILGINEQEQREKFGFLLDALKYGTPPHAGLAFGLDRLTMLLTGTDNIRDVIAFPKTTAAACLLTEAPSFANPASLTELGIEVIKKETPENK; this is encoded by the coding sequence ATGCGTACAGTATATTGCGGGCAGCTCAATCAATCCCATGTGGGACAGCAAGTAACGCTTTGTGGGTGGGTCAACCGCCGTCGTGACCTCGGCAGCCTTATCTTTATTGATATGCGCGATCGTGAAGGCATCGTGCAGGTGTTTTTCGACCCGGACCGTCAGGATGCGTTCCAGCTCGCCTCTGAACTGCGTAATGAGTTCTGCATTCAAATTACCGGTACCGTTCGCGCGCGCGACGGCAAAAACGTCAACAAAGATATGGCTACCGGTGAAGTGGAAGTTTTCGCCACCGAGCTCAACATCATCAACCGCGCGGAAGCGTTGCCGCTCGACTCCAACCACGTCAATACCGAAGAAGCGCGTCTGAAATACCGCTACCTCGATCTGCGTCGCCCGGAAATGGCGCAGCGCCTGAAAACCCGCGCGAAAATCACCAGCTTTGTACGCCGCTTTATGGATGACCACGGTTTTCTTGACATCGAAACGCCGATGCTGACCAAAGCCACACCGGAAGGCGCGCGCGACTATCTCGTGCCGAGCCGCGTGCATAAAGGCAAATTCTATGCGCTGCCGCAGTCTCCACAGCTGTTCAAACAGCTGCTGATGATGTCTGGCTTCGACCGTTACTACCAGATTGTGAAATGCTTCCGCGACGAAGACCTGCGCGCTGACCGCCAGCCGGAATTCACCCAGATCGATGTGGAAACGTCCTTTATGACCGCGCCGCAAGTGCGTGAAGTGATGGAAGCGCTGGTTCGCCAACTATGGCTGGAAATCAAAGGCGTGGATCTGGGCGATTTCCCGATCATGACCTTTGCCGAAGCCGAGCGTCGTTACGGTTCCGATAAGCCGGATTTGCGTAACCCGATGGAACTGGTCGATGTCGCTGATCTGCTGAAAGCCGTCGAATTCAAAGTCTTCTCCGGCCCGGCAAATGATGCCAAAGGCCGCGTTGCCGCACTGCGTGTGCCAGGTGGCGCACAACTCAGCCGTAAACAGATTGACGACTACGGCAAATTTATCGAAATTTACGGCGCGAAAGGCCTGGCATATATCAAGGTCAACGAAGCGGCGAAAGGCCTTGAAGGGATCACCAGCCCGGTCGCGAAATTCCTTAACGCGGACATCGTAAGCGCGATCCTTGAGCGCACTGGCGCGCAAGATGGCGATATGATTTTCTTCGGCGCAGACAACAAAAAAGTGGTTGCCGACGCGCTGGGCGCACTGCGTTTGAAACTGGGCAAAGATCTGAATCTGACCGACGAAGCCAAATGGGCTCCGCTCTGGGTTATCGACTTCCCGATGTTTGAAGACGACGGCGAAGGCGGCCTGACGGCGATGCACCACCCGTTCACTTCTCCGCGCGATATGAGCCCGGCAGAGCTGAAAGTGGCACCGGAAACCGCGATCGCGAACGCCTACGATATGGTTATCAATGGCTATGAAGTTGGCGGCGGTTCTGTCCGTATTCATAGTGGTGAAATGCAGCAGACAGTGTTCGGCATTCTGGGCATCAATGAGCAGGAACAGCGTGAGAAGTTCGGCTTCCTGCTTGATGCGCTGAAATACGGTACGCCGCCGCACGCGGGCCTGGCGTTTGGTCTGGATCGCCTGACCATGCTGCTGACCGGCACCGACAATATCCGTGATGTTATCGCCTTCCCGAAAACCACGGCAGCGGCTTGTCTACTGACTGAAGCGCCGAGCTTCGCCAATCCGGCCTCTTTGACTGAACTGGGTATTGAAGTCATCAAAAAAGAGACGCCGGAGAATAAATAA